GTGGCCACATCGCCGGGGCGAACGGGCTTACCCGCTTGCCGCATTGCATCCAGGACAATCTGCTCCTTTTCGGTAAGCTCAGTCATAATCTCACCCTCCTTATCCTCTGGATTCTTGAATTAATCTATCAACTTCAGCCACGCGGGCCTGCTGCGCGAGCCAGTATTCTGGATCGCGCTGTGCGTCAAGTTCCTCAACAGTTTTACCCTGTTGTTCAACCCAGGTAAAGTACTTGAGATTATGCCAACGGTTGCGCATCTCTCTGGTACCCTCGAAAATCCAGTCCAGTTTCTGCTTGTGGAATATGCTGACCAATCGGACAGCTGCTTCCACCTCATCCATTGGCCCATATTTTTCCGTAAGCTCTTTCATCACTGAGCGATAACGGTCAATTGCGTCGGTAAGGATGGTTACTATAACGTCGTCCTTTCCAAATCCGTAGAATTTAGCTGTTTTTATTGCCCCCAGGACATTGCAAACCCCGGATATCCCGAAGATCTGGGACATTTTCATCACCTTCTTCTCGGGGACACCGTATCTTTTTATCATCGTTTTCCAGCCAGCTTCCTCGGTTAGAAGCTGAAGGCCCATCTTGCATTCCAGATCATCAATGCCCATGAGAGCGTCCATGTTCCAGACGTTGTGGATCCAGGTGACGTGTTTATCACCTATGCCCTGGATATCGTGGGAACCGTAGCCATTGAGGGAAAGGGTTGGACATTGAATTGGTTCCAGCCCCACCACTTTACAATCATGCCAGACCTGTTTGAGCCGATCCCCAGCAGCGATGGTTCCTGCTGAGCCCATGGCTGAAACGAAAGCAGATATTTTACCCTTACCTATGCCCTGGGCTTTGAGTTCCTCTGCTAGCTCCACTATGGTGTTTCCGGTCACGTAATAGTGAAACCGGTAATTGCCAAACTCATCAAACTGATTGAGGACACGTATCCGTTGGGGGTCCTGGGCTACAAGCTCTTTGCACTTATCGTATATTTCCTTGATGTTGCTTTCAGAACCAGGGGTTGTAATGTAGCGGGCTCCGTAGGAGCGGATTAGTTCAAACCGCTCTTTGCTCATCCCTTCCGGCAAGATAACAATGCTATCAAAGTTCATCCGGGACCCAACCCATGCTCCCCCAATTCCATAGTTGCCGGTGCTGGGCCAAACCAAAGTGTGGAGGGCGGGATTAACCAGGCCTGCTATTTGTTTTTCTACCAGTATGGAGTATGCAGCACCAACTTTATGGCTCCCTGTGGGGAAATCTTTGGCGTAAAGCACCACGATGGGTGCTTCAACTCCGGTAAACTCTCTGGGGAGGACCTCATAGTAGATCCTATTGTGCCCATCGCGCCAGGTTATGTTGTAAAGGTTAACAGGGTCCAGTGGATCTTTAAGGCGAGCTTCAAGGGCTTTCTGGCGTATTTCAGGCTTAATTTTCCAGGGGTGAAGCATTTCCTCAAAGGTCGGACCCATAATCAGCTTATCTTTTGCCACCGGTTCACCCTCCTATTGAATCACACCTGCTCTGCGGAGAATATCCTCTACAGCTTTGTAAAGGGGGGAGGTTTTCTCCAGCTCTAATACAGGTTTCCCCACCAGGTCAAACTCCGCCATCTTCGGTTCGTTGGGAAGGGCTCCTATAAGTTCTAACCCCACTTCTTGAATTTTGTCCCTTAGCATTTCCGGGAGGTCGCCATTTAACTTATTTACAACCAGGTAAGCCTTGCGGATTTTTGTCCCCAACTCCCTGGCCAGTTCTACAATTCCTTTGGCCGCCATAATCCCTTTAATGGTGGGGTCGGAGATGACGAATAGAACGTCAACGTTCTGAGTGGTTTGGCGGCTTATGTGCTCCATCCCGGCCTCGTTATCTATAACCACGTAATCGTAATCGTTCTTAAGGCGGTCAATTACATTTCTAAGGATTGCATTGGCTGCGCAGTAACAGCCTGGTCCTTCGGGGCGCCCCATAGCTATAAGATCAACCCTATCGCCCTCTACCAGAGCTTTGCTAATGCGCAACTCCAGGTAATCAACTTTGGAAATTCCTCCCTGAAGAGCCCCTTTTTGGATCTGGGAGAGGGTATCTTCCCGGATATGGCCCACGGTTTCTGCCAGGGGCAAACCGAGGGCCAGATGGAAGTTAGAGCTGGGATCCCCATCTACGGCCAGGATTAAACCATTAGTGTTTTCTTTGAGGCATTTTACAACAAGAGCGGCGAAAGTGGTCTTACCCGTCCCTCCCTTGCCTGCAACTGCTATGGTTATGCCCATGATTTCTCCTCACCGTGGCTTTCGCCGTTAATTTTAATTATTAGTCCCACCGTTGTCAACCATTTGCCGGGGTTAAGGGTGGGAGTCGGTCCTGCTGCATAGGGGGGCCAGCTGGTTGCCATCCTTTAAACTCCTGACAATTTTCCCCAGCTGTTGAACTTTGGTAAGCTTTTTAACATGCTTGACACCTGTTTTCCCCCAGAGTATAATGAGCGGGGTCACCCAATTACTCCTTACAGTCCGAGGAGGCTGGTGATGTACGAAATTCTGGAAAAGCATGACCATTCCCCGGTCACCAAAGAGTTCAAAGTTTATGCCCCAAGGATTGCTTCCAAAGCCAGGGCAGGTCAGTTTGTAATAGTGATTCCATGGGAGAAAGGGGAGAGGGTCCCACTAACAATAGCCGATTTTAGCCCTGAAGAGGGATGGATAACGCTTGTTTTCTTAGTTGTAGGAAAAAGCACGAAGTTTATGGCCAGGATGAACTCCGGCGATCGCCTCTACGCCGTCGTTGGTCCCCTCGGTAAACCTTCGGAAATTGAGCGCTATGGCACAGTAGTCTGTGTGGGGGGAGGGCTTGGCATTGCTCCCATTTACCCCATAGCCCGTGAGCTCCGGAACGTTGGAAACTACGTTATTTCAATAATCGGCGCCAGAACTAAAGAGCTATTATTCTGGGAGGATAAAATCCGTTCCGTTAGCGATGAACTTATCGTCTGCACTGACGACGGTTCCTATGGCCGCCAGGGCGTTGTTACTGTGCCCCTCAAAGAGCTGCTGGAAAGTGGCCGCAAGATAGATGTGGTCTGGGCTATTGGCCCGGCAATAATGATGAAATTCTGTTCTCTTACCACCAAGCCCTTCGGGGTCAAGACCATCGTAAGCCTTAACCCTATAATGGTTGATGGCACCGGAATGTGCGGGGCTTGCAGAGTTGAAGTGGATGGGCAGACCCGTTTCGCCTGCGTGGATGGGCCAGAGTTTGATGGCCATAAAGTGGATTGGGACCTCCTTATGGCACGCCAGAGATTGTATTGCGACCAGGAAAAACTCGCTCTTGATTTATTTGAAAAGCAGGGGGCAGAATGTTGACGCCTGAGAAGGCTACTTTACCGCAGGGAATTCGCCTGCTGGTTACTCCTCTGCCACACACAATGGCTGTAAGCATGGTTTTCCTGCTGGGAGTTGGCTCCCGCTATGAAAGTGACCCTGAGGGAGGCATTTCCCATTTCATCGAACACCTTGTATTCAAAGGTACCAGCAACTGGCCCACAGCTAAGGACATCGCTTCCTCTATAGAAGGAGTCGGAGGAGTCATTAATGGAAGCACTTCGCAGGAGGTTACTTCTTACTGGATAAAGCTTCCCAAAGACCACTGGAAATTAGGCTTCCAGCTTCTGAGCGATATGCTCCTTAACCCTCTTTTTCGGGAAGAGGATGTAGAAAAGGAGAGAGCAGTAATTTTGGAAGAATTGCGGGGGATGAAAGATTCACCCGAAGATTGGGTTTTTGTTATGGCTACAAACCTTCTCTGGCCCGGCCATCCCCTGGGGAGGGAAATTATAGGGACAAAGGAAAGCCTTCAGAACCTCTCCCGGGAAAAGCTTCTGGAATTCAAATCCAGACATTATGTTCCAGCGAAAGCTGTAATAAGCCTTGCGGGAGCTATAACCTTTGAAGAAGCCTCAGAGGAAGCCCATCGCTGGCTATCAACGTGGGTGGGAGATTCATCCTTTACCTTTACTCCTGCTCCTCCTCCTTCCGATAGCCCGGCTCAAGCCTACGAAAGCCGTCGTGTTGAGCAAACTCATGTGGTCCTTACCTGGTACGGTTTACCTTTGACCCACCCCGATCGCTTTGCCCTCTCGGTTATGAACGCTGTTCTGGGGGAGGGAATGAGCTCGCGTCTCTTCACCGAGATAAGGGAGAAAAGGGGCCTTGCCTACAGCATAAGCTCTTACCTTGAATTTTTCACAGACTCAGGCGCTGTCGGAATAGCAGCTGGAGTATCCCCTAACCGTCTGGACGAAGCCCTGCAAGCTGTAGTAGAGCAACTTTCGCTATTAAAAACTCAAGAGGTAACCGGAAAAGAACTGACGAAAGCTAAGGAATTCGTAAAAGGCAGGCTTTTGCTCCACCTGGAGGATTCCCTCAGCCTCGCTTTCTGGTACGGCAGGCAAGAGCTTCTCCTTGGCCATACTATGACCCCTTCAGAAGTGATACAGGCTATAGATGCTGTAACCCCCCAGGATCTAAAGAGAGTAGCTGAAGAACTGGTAAAGGCGTCCCGAATGAAGCTTGCGATAATAGGCCCTTATCGGAAAGAAAAACACTGGATAAAAGTGGTGGAAAGCCTTGGCTCATAAAAAGCGCGTTTTAGTGGTTGATGATGAAATATCAGTGCGCAAGATATGCCAGTTTATCCTGCAGATGATGGGCTTTGAAGTAGAGACGGCTGCCGATGGAATGGAAGCGGTGGAAAAGGCCAGAGAAAAGCCCTTTGACCTCATTATAACTGACATCAAAATGCCAGGGATCAATGGGGTTGAAACCGCCAGGCTTATCCGTGAAATTTATCCCGACGTTCCCTGGATTGTGATGACTGCTTACGGGCAACTGGACCTGGCCCTCAAAGCCATAAGGCTGGGGGTCAATGGTTTCCTCCTCAAGCCCTTTACCCCAGATGAACTCAAGGCTCTCGTCTCCTACGTCATGGAAATGGACCAGCTGCGCAGAGAAAGCCTCCGTATCAAAGCTCTTTTGCCTCTCTTTGATATTTCAAAGACGCTTCTCAGCACTTTAAACCTGGAAGAGCTGGAGAACAAACTTCTGTTGACCGCCTGGAAAAGCCTTTCAGCCGATGGGGTGTGGATGTATGAAGTGGATTGGGACAAACTTCTGGGTAAACCGGTGGAATCTCTACCTCGCCTGACCCTGGAACTTCAAGCCAAGCTGATGAAAGCTCTGGAGAACAGCAGTTCTGCTATCCTCTGGACTCAGGAAAACCCCCAGGAAGTGGCCTCTCTGATGGAAAAGGCTGGCCTTGCTCAACTCCTGGCTGCTCCTCTGAAGGCCGGTGAAAGACTTCTTGGGTTCCTGGCGGTCTTCAAAAACCCGGGCTCTGCTCCTTTCCTCATGTCTGACCACGATTTTCTCACCATACTGGCGGGACAGGGCGCGATAGCCCTGGAAAACATTAAACTTTTTGAGCAAATCCAGAAGGCCTTCGTAGAACTGCAAGAAGTGGAAAGGCTCAAAAGCAACTTTGTGACTATTATCGCCCACGAATTCCGCACCCCCCTTTCCCTGATCCTGGGTTATGCCTCGATCTTAAGAGAGGAAATTCAGGATCCGCGCCTGAAAGAGTTTGCCGAAGCCATAACCCGCAACGCTTTACGCCTTTCTTCTCTTCTGAAGGATTTGCTGGATTTCAGACAGCTGGAAAAGAAAGCGGTATCCCTCCAGGTGGAAAGCGTTTTCCTGCCCGAACTTGTGGGAAAAGTGCTGGAAAGTTACGAACCTCTGGCCAATGATAAGAAACTTGAGATAGCCATAGATATACCACCTGAAGTCCACAGGGTCCAGGCTGATCCTGCGAAGCTAGAAGTAGTCCTGAGCAATCTTATCTCTAACGCTATAAAATTCACCCCGCCTGGAGGAAAAATAACGATAGGTGCAAGGCTTGGGGATAGACCCTACATGTTCGTCAAGGATACAGGAATCGGGATCCCTCCTGAGGAGAAAGAAAAGATTTTCCTCAGCTTCTATCAGATAGGGGAACCATTGAACAGAGGGCAGAAAGGATTTGGCCTGGGGCTTTACATAACTAAAGAGCTCGTCAACATGTGGGGTGGGCGAATATGGGTTGAAAGCGAAGTGGGCAAGGGCAGTACTTTCTGGTTTACCTTACCTTCCACGCGAAAGGAGGAAAATGTCGGCTAAGCGCTTAAAGAGCACTAATATTCTCGCAAAACTCATGCGGAGGCACTACTTCAAAGTCCGCTACCTTCATTTCCTGAGACCTTTAGCCTGGGTCACCAGTGGAGCTCCGGTGGAAATTCTGAGGGCTATGGGAATCGAAGCAGCTTATCCTGAAAACTATGGTGCTTTGTGCGGAGCACGTGGAGCTGGGACCCTCCTCAGCGAAGCGGCCGAAGCCCATGGTTATGCCCCGGAGCTCTGCTCCTATGCCAAAATCAACCTGGGAAGCATCTTTAACCCCGCCTCAGCCCCGATGCGCGGTTTGCCCAAGCCTGACCTCCTCATCGTATGCAATAACATTTGTGGAACAGTAGTTAAGTGGTTTGAAGCCCTTGCCCACCGCTACCGAATTCCCCTTTTCATCCTGGATACCCCTTTCCTCCACAACGGCCTTGAGCCGCATATTATCAGTTATGTTAAGAGTCAGCTGGAAGAAATGATTGAATTCCTGGAACGTCATACTCGCCGCCCCTTGAACTACAGGCGTTTCTGGGAGGTTCTGGAGCTTTCTAACGAGTGCGTTCACCTCTGGGGTGAAATAAGGAAGCTCTGCAAAGCTCGTCCCTCTCCTCTTAACGCCCCTGACCTTTTTGTCAACATGGCTGCTATTGTAGTTCTGAGGGGAACTAAAGAGGCGGTTGAATACTACAAGGCCCTCAAAGCCGAAGTTCAGGAGAGGATTGATAGAGGAGAAGGAGCAATACCCGAGGAGCGATATCGGCTCCTTTGGGACAACATAGCCCTGTGGAACCGGCTGTATCGTTTTTATTCCTACTTTGCCAAAAAAGGATGCTGTTTTGTGGTGGATACCTACACAGGGGCATGGGACAATCCAGTTGAGAGAGGGGAACCTTTGGAAGCGCTGGCAAGAGCCTATACCTCTGTCCTCTTGAACCGCAGCCTTTCCTACCGGGCCCGACAGATGATAGACCTTATCCGGGAGTACCAGGTGGATGGCTTTGTGATGCATTCTAACCGCTCCTGCAAACCCTATTCCCTTGGTCAATACGATATAAAACGCATCGTCACTGCTGAAACAGGGGTTCCCGGCCTTATTATAGACGCCGACATGTGCGATTCCCGCTATTATTCCGAGGAACAAATTCGCAACCGAATTGATGCTTTCATCGAGCAACTTGGAGGTAATGCGAAGATTGATAGGACATGAGTGGGCCCTGGAGTTTCTGGAAAACGCTATAAGACGTGGAGATGTTTCTCACTCTTACCTCTTCACTGGGCCGAGGGGGGTAGGGAAGAGGACTCTGGCTCTGGAATTTGCTAAAGCTTTATGTTGCAGGGTGAGTTTGCCTCCTTGTGGCCATTGCCGGGATTGCCGCGATGTGGCCCAAGGTCGCCATCCGGATGTAAAAGTTCTGGAGCCAGATAATAGTTCCATCAAGATTGAGCAAATTAGGGAACTGCAGAGAGAGGCTTTTCTGGCTCCCCACCGCAGTCCTTACAGGATTTTTATCATTGCCGATACAGAGAAAGCCACACCGGAGGCGGCCAACTCCCTTTTAAAAACCCTTGAAGAACCACCCCCTCACTCCATCTTTATCCTCACAGCCCTTTCGGCCGATTTACTTCTACCCACCATCGTATCCAGGTGCCAGGTCTTGAACCTGAGACCTCTTCCAGATGATCTGATCCGTGAATTTCTGGAAAAAAAGTGGGGGATCGAAAGTTCCAGGGCTTCCCTCCTGGCTCGTATTTCGGAGGGGTGTGTGGGAAAGGCTGTAGAATTTCTCAAAGAAGAAAGAACTTTTCGGGAACGGACGGAGGACCTGGAGGCTTTTCTTCGGCTCATAAAAAGTGATACAATTACAAGGTTAGAATGGGCAGAGGCCATCAGTAAGGAGAGGGAGGAAGAAAGAGTTCAGGAAATGGTGAAAAGGTGGATTTTAGCTCTGAGGGATATGCTTTTGTTGCTGGAAGGTATGCAGGATATGGTAGTAAATGTGGACTTCAAGGATGAACTGAGGGCAGTGGCGACGAAACTGGGCAAAGAGAAAATCCGCAGCGGTTTGAAGGATTTGAGGTTTATTCTGGAAGCTCTGAGCCGAAATGCTAACCTGCGCATTGTTCTGGATGTTCTGGTGTTAAAGCTGCCCGGGTTAGTCCAGGAGGGGTGATGAAATGCCGTTAGTGGTAGGGCTGCGTTTTAGAGAGGGTTGCAAGATTTACAGCTTTGATGCTACAGGTTTTGAGGA
This genomic window from Anaerolineae bacterium contains:
- a CDS encoding pyridoxal-phosphate dependent enzyme translates to MGPTFEEMLHPWKIKPEIRQKALEARLKDPLDPVNLYNITWRDGHNRIYYEVLPREFTGVEAPIVVLYAKDFPTGSHKVGAAYSILVEKQIAGLVNPALHTLVWPSTGNYGIGGAWVGSRMNFDSIVILPEGMSKERFELIRSYGARYITTPGSESNIKEIYDKCKELVAQDPQRIRVLNQFDEFGNYRFHYYVTGNTIVELAEELKAQGIGKGKISAFVSAMGSAGTIAAGDRLKQVWHDCKVVGLEPIQCPTLSLNGYGSHDIQGIGDKHVTWIHNVWNMDALMGIDDLECKMGLQLLTEEAGWKTMIKRYGVPEKKVMKMSQIFGISGVCNVLGAIKTAKFYGFGKDDVIVTILTDAIDRYRSVMKELTEKYGPMDEVEAAVRLVSIFHKQKLDWIFEGTREMRNRWHNLKYFTWVEQQGKTVEELDAQRDPEYWLAQQARVAEVDRLIQESRG
- a CDS encoding AAA family ATPase: MGITIAVAGKGGTGKTTFAALVVKCLKENTNGLILAVDGDPSSNFHLALGLPLAETVGHIREDTLSQIQKGALQGGISKVDYLELRISKALVEGDRVDLIAMGRPEGPGCYCAANAILRNVIDRLKNDYDYVVIDNEAGMEHISRQTTQNVDVLFVISDPTIKGIMAAKGIVELARELGTKIRKAYLVVNKLNGDLPEMLRDKIQEVGLELIGALPNEPKMAEFDLVGKPVLELEKTSPLYKAVEDILRRAGVIQ
- a CDS encoding sulfide/dihydroorotate dehydrogenase-like FAD/NAD-binding protein; the encoded protein is MYEILEKHDHSPVTKEFKVYAPRIASKARAGQFVIVIPWEKGERVPLTIADFSPEEGWITLVFLVVGKSTKFMARMNSGDRLYAVVGPLGKPSEIERYGTVVCVGGGLGIAPIYPIARELRNVGNYVISIIGARTKELLFWEDKIRSVSDELIVCTDDGSYGRQGVVTVPLKELLESGRKIDVVWAIGPAIMMKFCSLTTKPFGVKTIVSLNPIMVDGTGMCGACRVEVDGQTRFACVDGPEFDGHKVDWDLLMARQRLYCDQEKLALDLFEKQGAEC
- a CDS encoding insulinase family protein, producing the protein MLTPEKATLPQGIRLLVTPLPHTMAVSMVFLLGVGSRYESDPEGGISHFIEHLVFKGTSNWPTAKDIASSIEGVGGVINGSTSQEVTSYWIKLPKDHWKLGFQLLSDMLLNPLFREEDVEKERAVILEELRGMKDSPEDWVFVMATNLLWPGHPLGREIIGTKESLQNLSREKLLEFKSRHYVPAKAVISLAGAITFEEASEEAHRWLSTWVGDSSFTFTPAPPPSDSPAQAYESRRVEQTHVVLTWYGLPLTHPDRFALSVMNAVLGEGMSSRLFTEIREKRGLAYSISSYLEFFTDSGAVGIAAGVSPNRLDEALQAVVEQLSLLKTQEVTGKELTKAKEFVKGRLLLHLEDSLSLAFWYGRQELLLGHTMTPSEVIQAIDAVTPQDLKRVAEELVKASRMKLAIIGPYRKEKHWIKVVESLGS
- a CDS encoding response regulator, giving the protein MVDDEISVRKICQFILQMMGFEVETAADGMEAVEKAREKPFDLIITDIKMPGINGVETARLIREIYPDVPWIVMTAYGQLDLALKAIRLGVNGFLLKPFTPDELKALVSYVMEMDQLRRESLRIKALLPLFDISKTLLSTLNLEELENKLLLTAWKSLSADGVWMYEVDWDKLLGKPVESLPRLTLELQAKLMKALENSSSAILWTQENPQEVASLMEKAGLAQLLAAPLKAGERLLGFLAVFKNPGSAPFLMSDHDFLTILAGQGAIALENIKLFEQIQKAFVELQEVERLKSNFVTIIAHEFRTPLSLILGYASILREEIQDPRLKEFAEAITRNALRLSSLLKDLLDFRQLEKKAVSLQVESVFLPELVGKVLESYEPLANDKKLEIAIDIPPEVHRVQADPAKLEVVLSNLISNAIKFTPPGGKITIGARLGDRPYMFVKDTGIGIPPEEKEKIFLSFYQIGEPLNRGQKGFGLGLYITKELVNMWGGRIWVESEVGKGSTFWFTLPSTRKEENVG
- a CDS encoding 2-hydroxyacyl-CoA dehydratase family protein; this translates as MRRHYFKVRYLHFLRPLAWVTSGAPVEILRAMGIEAAYPENYGALCGARGAGTLLSEAAEAHGYAPELCSYAKINLGSIFNPASAPMRGLPKPDLLIVCNNICGTVVKWFEALAHRYRIPLFILDTPFLHNGLEPHIISYVKSQLEEMIEFLERHTRRPLNYRRFWEVLELSNECVHLWGEIRKLCKARPSPLNAPDLFVNMAAIVVLRGTKEAVEYYKALKAEVQERIDRGEGAIPEERYRLLWDNIALWNRLYRFYSYFAKKGCCFVVDTYTGAWDNPVERGEPLEALARAYTSVLLNRSLSYRARQMIDLIREYQVDGFVMHSNRSCKPYSLGQYDIKRIVTAETGVPGLIIDADMCDSRYYSEEQIRNRIDAFIEQLGGNAKIDRT
- the holB gene encoding DNA polymerase III subunit delta'; the protein is MRRLIGHEWALEFLENAIRRGDVSHSYLFTGPRGVGKRTLALEFAKALCCRVSLPPCGHCRDCRDVAQGRHPDVKVLEPDNSSIKIEQIRELQREAFLAPHRSPYRIFIIADTEKATPEAANSLLKTLEEPPPHSIFILTALSADLLLPTIVSRCQVLNLRPLPDDLIREFLEKKWGIESSRASLLARISEGCVGKAVEFLKEERTFRERTEDLEAFLRLIKSDTITRLEWAEAISKEREEERVQEMVKRWILALRDMLLLLEGMQDMVVNVDFKDELRAVATKLGKEKIRSGLKDLRFILEALSRNANLRIVLDVLVLKLPGLVQEG